In Methanonatronarchaeum sp. AMET-Sl, one genomic interval encodes:
- a CDS encoding hydrogenase/urease maturation nickel metallochaperone HypA, which yields MHEFSVAEAIIEKTLEIADQKEAKSIKKITIKKGELAHINKDQLIFCINVIKEDIELLNEVEIKIKNVNVSINCSCGYKGEVEPKEHLTDIIMALNCPECEKPDPDIEKGREITIENIEIQK from the coding sequence ATGCATGAATTCAGTGTTGCTGAAGCCATAATTGAAAAAACACTTGAAATCGCAGATCAAAAAGAAGCAAAATCAATCAAAAAAATAACTATAAAAAAAGGAGAGCTAGCCCACATAAACAAAGACCAATTAATTTTCTGTATAAACGTAATCAAAGAAGACATCGAATTACTAAATGAAGTAGAAATAAAAATAAAAAACGTAAACGTCTCCATCAACTGTAGCTGTGGATACAAAGGAGAAGTAGAGCCAAAAGAACATCTAACAGACATAATAATGGCTTTAAACTGCCCAGAATGTGAGAAACCTGACCCAGATATAGAGAAAGGACGAGAAATAACCATAGAAAACATCGAAATCCAAAAATGA
- the hypE gene encoding hydrogenase expression/formation protein HypE: protein MTENKKNRITIEHGAGGEVMDSLIKNSILKWSTEKQEGIGLNQLDDGAAIPHNNEHIVITTDSHIVRPLFFPGGDIGRLAVSGTINDLSVMGAEPLALTSALVIEEGLEIEVVEKTIQSLFKTAKEAGVNIVTGDTKVMESGEIDDIIINTTGIGYTKNPISDKGLKPGDKIIITGSIGNHGLAILSHREGFKFKSKLKSDVKPINHIIKKALKIGGVTAMKDPTRGGLAKSINEMAKKAKVDIELKEQKIPIKKEVKSTSEILGIDPMTVANEGIAIIAAKPEKADKILNQLRKLEGAKDTEIIGTVVEGNGEVTLETAIGGKRYIEPPAGDPIPRVC from the coding sequence ATGACTGAAAACAAAAAAAACCGAATCACAATTGAACATGGAGCCGGAGGCGAAGTAATGGATAGCCTCATAAAAAACAGTATACTAAAATGGTCTACAGAAAAACAAGAAGGTATAGGCCTCAACCAACTTGACGATGGAGCAGCCATCCCCCATAATAACGAACATATCGTTATAACTACTGACAGCCATATCGTTAGACCTCTTTTCTTCCCTGGAGGCGACATAGGGCGATTGGCAGTAAGTGGAACAATCAACGACTTATCTGTAATGGGAGCCGAACCACTAGCTTTAACCTCAGCACTAGTAATAGAAGAAGGACTAGAAATCGAGGTTGTTGAAAAAACAATCCAATCTTTATTTAAAACAGCTAAAGAAGCAGGAGTCAACATAGTAACTGGAGACACAAAAGTCATGGAAAGTGGAGAAATCGATGACATAATAATAAATACAACCGGGATAGGTTACACAAAAAACCCAATAAGTGACAAGGGATTAAAACCTGGTGACAAAATAATTATAACAGGCTCGATAGGAAACCACGGCCTTGCCATATTAAGCCATCGAGAAGGATTCAAATTCAAATCCAAACTAAAATCAGACGTAAAACCAATCAACCACATAATAAAGAAAGCATTGAAAATTGGTGGAGTCACAGCAATGAAAGACCCAACAAGAGGCGGATTGGCCAAATCTATAAATGAAATGGCAAAGAAGGCTAAAGTCGATATTGAGTTAAAAGAACAGAAAATACCAATAAAAAAAGAAGTAAAATCAACATCTGAAATCCTTGGAATAGACCCAATGACTGTCGCTAATGAAGGAATAGCAATAATAGCTGCAAAACCAGAAAAAGCAGATAAAATCCTAAATCAACTAAGAAAACTAGAAGGTGCAAAAGATACCGAAATAATCGGAACCGTAGTCGAAGGAAACGGAGAAGTTACACTAGAAACAGCTATAGGCGGAAAAAGATACATAGAACCACCTGCCGGAGACCCAATCCCCCGAGTATGTTAA
- the dnaG gene encoding DNA primase DnaG, which yields MQNFGEAKYLIHAQIKANGVVEKPDVVGAIFGQTEGLIGDSSDLRELQKGGKVGRIKVDISSNDGRSNGEVLIPSSLNKIETAILAASLETIERIGPCKANIRVTDVEDVRETKRDRIVDRAKEILSKMFEETDMEDEEIAKTVKRSFGETGITTYQGLSSGPNVRSTDAILIVEGRSDVLNLLDYGIKNSIAIEGTDMPDQIEDICKDKTVTAFLDGDRGGDLILKELLQRANIDYVARAPEGKQVEELDHDEVLEALRKKKPVSQVKKEIRLAKTEKKPKQKTKSKDDEIQEQQEEPVGQPEIEEREEPTKTEVKRKLSKQNNGKRSKILQKAKKGLQKAKKSKNKLKEKKSKDSQTNQKTEKEEYIESETQIAENNADETEYEPETIRELYEETLKSVEGTLKAEMLDGNSQIISEVAVRDLAKNIKEGNGSVKTVIFDGVITQRLLDICSDKKVKRLVGVKMGNVSKKPSDVMALTKKDL from the coding sequence ATGCAAAATTTTGGAGAAGCAAAATATTTAATTCATGCTCAAATCAAAGCAAATGGAGTTGTAGAGAAGCCAGATGTTGTTGGAGCAATATTTGGCCAAACGGAGGGTTTAATCGGTGATAGTTCAGATTTAAGGGAACTTCAGAAAGGAGGTAAAGTTGGTAGAATAAAAGTAGACATCAGTTCGAATGATGGTCGGTCAAATGGAGAAGTCCTGATACCTTCAAGCCTCAACAAAATAGAGACAGCTATACTTGCAGCCTCGCTTGAAACAATTGAGAGAATAGGTCCATGTAAGGCAAACATACGAGTAACAGATGTCGAGGACGTAAGGGAAACTAAAAGGGACAGAATTGTAGACAGGGCTAAAGAAATCCTCTCAAAAATGTTTGAAGAAACAGATATGGAAGATGAAGAGATTGCAAAAACTGTGAAGAGGTCGTTTGGTGAAACAGGAATTACTACGTATCAAGGCTTAAGTTCAGGCCCAAACGTAAGGTCCACAGACGCTATATTAATAGTTGAAGGAAGATCAGATGTTCTAAACCTACTTGATTACGGTATAAAGAACTCAATAGCAATTGAAGGCACTGATATGCCGGACCAAATCGAAGATATATGCAAAGATAAAACAGTAACCGCTTTCCTCGATGGAGACAGAGGGGGAGACTTAATCCTAAAGGAACTATTACAACGAGCAAACATCGACTACGTAGCCAGAGCTCCTGAAGGTAAACAAGTCGAAGAACTCGACCACGATGAAGTGCTTGAGGCCTTGAGAAAGAAAAAACCAGTTTCACAGGTAAAAAAAGAAATCAGGCTAGCTAAAACAGAAAAAAAACCAAAACAAAAAACAAAATCAAAAGACGATGAGATTCAAGAACAACAGGAAGAACCGGTAGGCCAACCTGAGATAGAAGAGCGGGAAGAACCAACTAAAACAGAGGTAAAAAGAAAACTATCGAAACAAAACAATGGTAAGAGAAGTAAAATACTTCAAAAAGCTAAAAAAGGCCTTCAAAAAGCAAAGAAAAGTAAAAACAAACTTAAAGAAAAGAAATCCAAAGATTCACAGACAAACCAAAAGACGGAAAAAGAAGAATATATTGAATCAGAAACCCAAATCGCTGAAAACAACGCAGATGAAACTGAATATGAACCAGAAACAATTCGAGAACTATACGAAGAAACCCTGAAGTCAGTAGAAGGAACTTTAAAAGCAGAGATGTTGGATGGGAATTCACAAATCATTTCTGAAGTAGCAGTGCGAGACCTAGCGAAGAATATAAAAGAAGGGAATGGATCGGTAAAGACAGTGATATTCGATGGAGTTATAACCCAGAGATTATTAGATATCTGTTCAGACAAAAAAGTAAAGAGACTTGTTGGAGTTAAAATGGGGAATGTAAGTAAAAAACCATCTGATGTAATGGCTCTGACAAAAAAAGATCTATAA
- a CDS encoding zinc ribbon domain-containing protein — translation MSEYVKTVKIPIHHLTTDKKLSYLNNLTGRQTYAVQLFCERLNENDIVPKYRSGVREFSDYVREETGLSAGFIQQAEDKVLWMYKQYKKSHDKWEWALSNATEGTRWYKKLEEREPSVPDPKKSLKKIPTPFDNRTGEVQKTDKLDLTEWVAHISTLKKGETIDILLNPSDWHKEQLEEAEEIKTFEIVHHPERECEYIVHIVCKYKSDTVRTGSVCGVDLGIKRDLSAVLIDDNGVEQFTILQNDKSERLKELDDRISHLRREEKYEVLKKLRNKRERVAEDYDRKMAKQFAELLPDGTTVFFGNPRDIRYNKYKGNGDKAGRKLLQHWSFSRIIDQCVLKLNETGKVGEKITEWNTSRLHYKCNKQVKRPYDDSFQRIKCSTCDDELDAEFNASVNIAVKGISQHSDKSIEPRYILARYGRGNR, via the coding sequence ATGTCAGAGTACGTGAAAACGGTCAAAATACCGATACATCACCTGACAACAGATAAGAAACTATCATATCTTAATAACCTGACAGGGAGACAGACTTATGCTGTTCAACTCTTCTGTGAGAGGTTGAACGAGAATGATATTGTTCCAAAATACAGGTCTGGAGTGCGTGAGTTTTCTGATTATGTCCGTGAGGAGACGGGGTTGTCTGCTGGTTTCATTCAGCAGGCAGAGGATAAGGTTCTATGGATGTACAAGCAATACAAGAAGAGTCATGATAAGTGGGAGTGGGCGTTAAGTAATGCTACGGAAGGTACGAGATGGTATAAGAAGTTGGAAGAGCGAGAACCGTCTGTGCCGGATCCAAAGAAGTCTTTGAAAAAGATACCTACTCCTTTTGATAATCGTACGGGGGAGGTGCAAAAGACGGATAAACTTGACCTGACAGAGTGGGTTGCTCACATATCAACACTAAAGAAAGGTGAAACGATAGATATACTGCTCAATCCATCTGACTGGCACAAAGAACAGCTCGAAGAGGCTGAAGAGATTAAGACTTTCGAGATTGTTCATCATCCTGAAAGAGAATGTGAGTATATAGTTCATATAGTTTGTAAGTATAAATCTGACACCGTTCGGACAGGTTCTGTGTGTGGAGTGGACTTGGGGATCAAGCGAGACCTATCAGCCGTGCTGATAGATGATAACGGTGTAGAACAGTTCACCATCTTGCAGAACGATAAGTCTGAACGGCTTAAAGAACTTGACGACAGGATAAGTCATCTGCGTAGAGAAGAAAAGTACGAAGTTTTGAAGAAACTTCGCAATAAGCGTGAGAGAGTTGCTGAGGACTATGACAGGAAAATGGCTAAACAGTTCGCAGAACTGTTGCCAGACGGTACAACAGTGTTCTTCGGCAATCCAAGAGATATACGATACAACAAGTACAAAGGAAATGGCGATAAAGCGGGTAGAAAACTGCTACAACACTGGTCGTTCAGCAGGATAATAGACCAGTGTGTGCTGAAACTGAATGAGACAGGTAAAGTCGGTGAGAAGATAACCGAATGGAACACTTCAAGACTTCACTATAAATGTAATAAACAGGTCAAGAGACCGTATGATGACTCTTTCCAACGTATCAAATGTTCTACGTGTGATGATGAACTTGACGCTGAGTTCAATGCGTCAGTCAACATTGCTGTGAAGGGTATATCCCAACACAGCGATAAGTCCATTGAGCCGAGATACATTCTGGCAAGATATGGCAGGGGCAATAGATGA
- a CDS encoding transposase: protein MGDSLWTRTYYVGTAGKVSDKMIRRYIEECQST from the coding sequence TTGGGGGATAGTCTTTGGACGAGGACATACTATGTGGGTACTGCTGGAAAGGTATCGGATAAAATGATAAGGAGGTATATCGAAGAATGTCAGAGTACGTGA
- the tnpA gene encoding IS200/IS605 family transposase codes for MGKTRYSRYQINYHFVWIPKYRRDVLTGDVKESLDRIIKEIIDRMNGEVLSLEIQPDHVHLFVSMKPKYSPAKIINAVKYASSRRVRNEHQELEEIGG; via the coding sequence ATGGGGAAAACACGGTACTCACGTTACCAAATAAACTACCATTTCGTCTGGATACCTAAATACAGACGGGATGTTTTAACAGGTGATGTAAAAGAATCTCTCGACAGGATAATAAAAGAGATAATAGATAGGATGAATGGAGAAGTATTATCTCTGGAGATACAGCCAGACCACGTTCATCTTTTTGTTTCTATGAAACCTAAATATTCTCCAGCAAAGATTATCAACGCTGTTAAATATGCATCTTCAAGAAGGGTACGAAACGAACATCAGGAGTTAGAGGAAATTGGGGGATAG
- a CDS encoding hydrogenase maturation protease, which translates to MADIAVLGLGNLILGDDGVGIRAVQKLENKVPDHIDVIDGGTAGFGLLNIFDQYEKLIVIDALNFGGEKGEVSKLNIDEVKDIGKINISAHDLDFIDALKVGNELGNVPEITIYGIEVGYVDRTEVTMELTPEIESAIDKVIKMVLQELEIENKKQKT; encoded by the coding sequence ATGGCAGATATAGCGGTACTAGGCCTAGGTAATTTAATTCTCGGTGATGATGGAGTAGGGATAAGAGCAGTACAAAAACTTGAAAACAAGGTACCCGATCACATTGATGTCATAGATGGCGGTACTGCAGGTTTCGGCCTTCTTAACATATTTGATCAATATGAAAAACTCATAGTAATCGATGCATTAAATTTTGGAGGAGAAAAAGGCGAGGTCAGTAAACTGAACATAGACGAAGTAAAAGATATAGGCAAAATCAATATCTCCGCACATGATTTAGATTTTATAGATGCCTTAAAAGTTGGTAACGAACTTGGTAACGTCCCAGAAATAACCATATATGGAATAGAAGTAGGCTACGTAGATAGAACCGAAGTAACAATGGAACTAACCCCTGAAATTGAATCAGCAATAGACAAAGTAATAAAAATGGTCTTACAAGAACTTGAAATAGAAAACAAAAAACAAAAAACATAA
- a CDS encoding cytochrome b/b6 domain-containing protein has product MSEKGNLIHRYGVNEIVQHWLHMLSVVLLIITGFIIYYGAGWLDPLIGEFGRAWVRELHLWLAVVLLFAWILLAYNILLHLVEGKINAYLITKDDIRRMKKTLLNYVGKSDYEPFSVYNESEKKHETMHAPFWKPFIMIESIFILIVFLTGISMWAPTITDFGILTPLIQWIDALTLTVIGFLAPTQSALGVARTLHILAAWYFVFEVIYHAWINLADPKSWEYVKAMFYRGTEDPNKNSYTEIKK; this is encoded by the coding sequence ATGTCAGAAAAAGGAAACCTAATACATCGATATGGAGTCAACGAAATAGTTCAACACTGGCTCCACATGCTATCGGTCGTCCTACTAATCATAACCGGCTTCATAATATACTATGGAGCAGGATGGCTAGACCCATTGATAGGAGAGTTCGGTAGAGCATGGGTAAGAGAACTCCATCTATGGCTAGCAGTAGTACTACTATTCGCATGGATCCTATTGGCATACAACATACTACTCCACCTAGTAGAAGGAAAAATCAACGCATACCTAATAACCAAAGACGACATCCGAAGAATGAAAAAAACCCTACTCAACTACGTAGGAAAATCCGACTACGAACCATTCAGCGTATACAATGAATCAGAAAAAAAACACGAAACAATGCACGCACCATTCTGGAAACCATTCATAATGATAGAATCCATCTTCATACTAATAGTATTCCTAACCGGCATCTCAATGTGGGCACCAACCATAACAGATTTCGGAATACTAACACCACTAATACAATGGATAGACGCCCTAACCCTAACAGTGATAGGGTTTTTAGCACCAACACAATCCGCCTTAGGCGTTGCAAGAACACTCCACATACTCGCAGCATGGTACTTCGTATTCGAAGTAATATACCACGCATGGATAAACCTAGCCGACCCAAAATCATGGGAATACGTAAAAGCAATGTTCTACAGAGGAACAGAAGACCCCAACAAAAACTCATACACAGAAATAAAAAAATAA
- a CDS encoding nickel-dependent hydrogenase large subunit, producing the protein MSKEVVVDPFTRIEGHLKIRAEVDDDGNVVEDSAYSAGTLFRGFENIIKGHDPVDAIHIMSRICGVCHLAHAEAATRALEGIYNVQPPEQGALMRDITNGAQHVEDHAEIFYALQLPDLANPRYVGDNGLIEDPTLRNELKNRFPAINDPLGPGDSYLKAVETRKHIAQVVGIIDGIAPHPRTFAPGGISFKPDSQSISKIAASWGQVVDFVENYALGRPRDPVSWEDWFDLVQEWGDSNTPLTDILEWIDQQEQQKGTEGLGDVPLFLKYGALNDLHGETNLKMHRYGVTDDLMMSYGGYEEYNDGWLDDGIFDLQDMDAGIQDIDTDKITEDVSRAFYEDDTGGHPSEGLTEPLTDLENEDFGVWDPDEKYSWSKAPRYELNGEMRTVEVGPLARLIVDDPTGLIPAIATSDEWEEIDAFPVNTFTRMVARVHNTVLLIPKLLEWVTSVDTEGKFYEEPDWSEGKNSEALGLFEPPRGALTHYIRTDSNGEVEHYQAVVPTTWNMTPRCQDGLQGPYEKAIQSIGPDKWGGHTEIPENPIQMMHTIRSFDPCIACAIHTIGPEGNKNKFDVWRT; encoded by the coding sequence ATGTCAAAAGAAGTTGTAGTTGATCCATTCACTAGAATAGAAGGCCACCTAAAAATCAGAGCCGAAGTAGATGACGATGGAAACGTAGTAGAAGACTCCGCATACAGTGCGGGAACATTATTCAGAGGATTTGAAAACATAATAAAAGGCCATGACCCCGTCGACGCAATACATATAATGAGCCGTATATGTGGGGTATGCCACCTAGCACACGCAGAAGCAGCTACCAGAGCACTAGAAGGAATATATAATGTACAGCCACCAGAACAAGGAGCATTAATGAGAGACATAACAAACGGAGCACAACACGTAGAAGACCACGCAGAAATCTTTTACGCACTCCAACTACCAGACCTAGCCAACCCTAGATATGTTGGGGACAATGGATTAATCGAAGACCCTACACTAAGAAATGAATTGAAAAATAGGTTTCCAGCAATAAACGACCCACTCGGACCAGGAGATTCATACTTAAAAGCAGTTGAAACACGAAAACACATAGCTCAGGTAGTAGGAATAATCGATGGTATAGCACCACATCCACGTACATTTGCTCCCGGAGGAATTTCATTCAAACCCGACAGCCAATCAATATCAAAAATCGCTGCATCATGGGGACAAGTAGTAGACTTTGTCGAAAACTATGCGTTAGGAAGACCTCGCGACCCAGTCAGTTGGGAAGACTGGTTTGACTTAGTTCAAGAATGGGGAGACAGCAACACTCCACTAACAGATATACTTGAATGGATAGATCAACAAGAACAACAAAAAGGAACCGAAGGCCTTGGCGACGTACCGCTATTCTTAAAGTATGGAGCCTTAAACGACCTTCATGGTGAAACAAACCTAAAGATGCATAGATACGGAGTAACCGATGACCTAATGATGAGTTACGGAGGATACGAAGAATACAATGACGGCTGGCTTGATGATGGAATTTTCGATCTACAAGACATGGATGCTGGAATTCAAGACATAGACACAGATAAAATAACTGAAGACGTCAGCCGAGCCTTCTACGAAGATGACACAGGCGGACATCCATCAGAAGGGCTTACAGAGCCATTAACCGACCTAGAAAACGAAGACTTCGGAGTCTGGGACCCAGACGAGAAATACTCTTGGTCCAAAGCACCTCGATACGAACTCAATGGAGAAATGAGAACAGTTGAAGTAGGTCCATTAGCCAGATTAATAGTAGATGACCCAACAGGACTAATACCAGCAATAGCAACAAGCGATGAATGGGAAGAAATCGACGCCTTCCCCGTAAACACATTCACAAGAATGGTTGCACGTGTACACAACACCGTGTTACTAATACCAAAACTACTCGAATGGGTAACCTCAGTAGATACCGAAGGGAAGTTCTACGAAGAACCAGATTGGAGTGAAGGAAAAAACAGCGAAGCACTAGGCCTCTTTGAACCACCAAGAGGAGCATTAACACATTACATAAGAACCGACAGCAATGGTGAAGTTGAACACTACCAAGCAGTAGTACCAACAACCTGGAACATGACACCTAGATGCCAAGATGGATTACAAGGACCATACGAAAAAGCCATACAGAGCATAGGGCCAGACAAATGGGGAGGACATACAGAGATACCAGAAAACCCAATACAGATGATGCATACAATAAGATCCTTCGACCCATGCATAGCATGCGCAATACACACAATAGGTCCAGAAGGAAATAAAAACAAATTTGACGTATGGAGGACCTAA
- a CDS encoding hydrogenase small subunit produces the protein MKKDIDSELMDSRVSESGGIDLENIDLMDISRRSFLKLAAITGAATFIGHYSTDIVKAINDESTPKVVWLQGADCTGCTISFLNSEEPTVAQAIMGIGNYEVDLGYHETLGYQFGVTVDGEPVTEDYNANHALDQILEEEEDYILILEGSVQEAMDGNYCRSDGKPFIEKLEEVAENAQISIAIGACACWGGIPGAEGGNTGATGLQFDKKELGGFLGEDYTSQLDYPVINVPGCPVHPHWLMTVVVAALLGKLPEPENIGEWVDDYHRPLDIFGTIEHDYCTLRGFYGNGVFAETYGEEGCLWKIGCKAPVTYANCPKEKWHRGTTYCMQALGPCVACTEPDFPEAFMPFREPVQRLPTLLGFGLDDFVKIGGAVTAVGIAAHAIRRVAMGEKEQEQPKKEV, from the coding sequence ATGAAAAAAGACATTGATTCTGAGTTAATGGACTCCAGAGTTTCAGAGAGCGGGGGAATAGATTTAGAAAACATTGATTTAATGGATATAAGCAGGAGGTCGTTTCTTAAGTTAGCGGCTATAACAGGAGCGGCAACCTTCATAGGACACTACAGCACCGATATAGTAAAAGCTATAAACGATGAATCGACACCGAAAGTCGTTTGGTTACAAGGAGCTGACTGCACAGGATGCACTATATCATTCTTAAATTCTGAAGAACCAACTGTAGCTCAAGCAATAATGGGTATCGGAAACTATGAAGTTGATCTTGGATATCACGAAACTCTTGGTTATCAATTTGGAGTTACTGTAGATGGTGAGCCGGTTACTGAGGATTATAACGCCAATCATGCTCTTGATCAGATTTTAGAAGAGGAAGAAGATTACATCTTGATACTAGAAGGATCTGTACAGGAAGCTATGGATGGAAACTACTGTAGATCCGATGGTAAACCATTTATAGAAAAACTTGAGGAAGTTGCTGAAAACGCACAGATATCTATTGCGATTGGTGCCTGTGCTTGTTGGGGCGGCATACCTGGAGCCGAAGGAGGGAATACCGGAGCAACTGGATTACAATTCGACAAAAAAGAACTTGGAGGTTTCCTTGGAGAAGACTACACATCCCAATTAGATTACCCAGTAATCAACGTTCCAGGCTGTCCAGTACATCCACATTGGTTAATGACCGTGGTTGTAGCAGCATTACTAGGCAAGTTGCCTGAACCTGAGAACATAGGTGAATGGGTTGACGACTATCACAGGCCACTTGATATATTTGGTACGATTGAACACGACTACTGTACCTTGAGAGGTTTTTATGGAAACGGAGTTTTCGCAGAAACCTATGGTGAAGAAGGCTGTTTATGGAAAATTGGTTGTAAAGCACCAGTAACCTATGCAAACTGTCCTAAAGAAAAATGGCACAGAGGAACGACCTACTGCATGCAAGCATTAGGGCCATGTGTTGCCTGTACAGAACCAGATTTCCCAGAAGCGTTTATGCCATTCCGAGAACCAGTTCAGAGATTACCCACATTGCTTGGTTTTGGATTAGACGATTTTGTGAAGATTGGTGGAGCAGTTACAGCAGTGGGTATAGCTGCACACGCAATAAGAAGAGTTGCAATGGGAGAAAAAGAACAAGAACAACCCAAAAAAGAGGTTTAA
- the proS gene encoding proline--tRNA ligase, translated as MAGEIDKKSNFSKWYNEILKKANIVDVRYPVKGLYTWHPFGFKLRNLVYNELKDLHEDTGHDEVRFPLLIPKTNLQKESEHVASFEEEVFWIDRAGKNELDEPLALRPTSETAMYPLFAEWIRSHTDLPFKIYQVVNTFRYETKHTRPLIREREISSFKEAHTAHKGPEETEEQIKESIDIYSNFFNSLGIPYFITKRPSWDKFPGSKYTIAFDTLMPDGKALQIGTIHNLGTNFSKTFEVQYEDSDGEQQYVHQTCFGISARSIAALIGVHGDNTGLALPPKYAPTQIVVIPIIFSDEDEEEILETCRNIKKQLENKGIRVEIDESEDRPGRKFYKWELKGTPLRIEIGPRDLENEVMTLVRRSTGDKKQVSLENPVNTIEKEFNEIKKEMSNQANKEFNKNTNKVNSPEEGVKALSNGGAVTADWCGTKTCGKKLEEKLSADILGTILDSEAEGPCIGCGETGEKKILIAKTY; from the coding sequence ATGGCTGGGGAAATCGATAAAAAATCAAATTTCAGCAAGTGGTATAACGAGATTCTTAAAAAAGCGAATATAGTTGATGTTAGATATCCAGTTAAAGGGCTTTATACCTGGCATCCATTTGGATTCAAACTTAGAAACCTTGTTTATAATGAACTTAAAGACCTACATGAAGACACTGGTCATGATGAGGTTAGGTTTCCATTATTAATCCCTAAAACCAATCTACAGAAAGAATCCGAACACGTAGCCAGTTTTGAAGAAGAAGTTTTCTGGATAGATCGAGCAGGTAAAAACGAGCTTGATGAACCACTAGCTCTAAGACCAACCTCTGAAACGGCGATGTATCCATTGTTTGCAGAGTGGATTAGGTCACACACCGACCTTCCATTTAAAATATATCAAGTAGTCAATACCTTTAGGTATGAAACAAAACACACACGCCCATTAATAAGAGAGAGAGAAATCAGTAGTTTTAAAGAAGCACATACCGCTCATAAAGGCCCTGAAGAAACGGAAGAACAAATCAAGGAATCAATAGATATCTATAGTAATTTTTTCAATAGCCTGGGTATACCGTACTTTATAACCAAACGACCCTCTTGGGACAAGTTCCCAGGCTCAAAATATACAATAGCGTTCGATACCTTGATGCCGGATGGAAAAGCCCTACAAATTGGAACAATACACAACCTCGGTACAAATTTCTCAAAGACATTTGAAGTCCAGTATGAAGACAGTGATGGAGAACAGCAATACGTCCACCAAACCTGTTTTGGAATCAGTGCAAGAAGTATAGCCGCATTAATAGGTGTTCATGGAGACAACACAGGTCTAGCGCTCCCACCAAAATACGCTCCAACCCAAATAGTAGTGATACCAATAATATTCAGCGATGAAGATGAAGAAGAAATACTTGAAACATGCCGAAACATCAAGAAACAACTGGAAAATAAAGGCATAAGAGTTGAAATAGATGAATCGGAAGACAGGCCAGGAAGAAAGTTCTATAAATGGGAGTTAAAGGGAACACCACTCAGAATAGAGATTGGCCCCAGAGACCTTGAAAACGAAGTTATGACACTTGTTAGAAGAAGTACAGGCGATAAAAAACAAGTTAGCCTTGAAAACCCAGTTAATACAATTGAAAAAGAATTTAACGAAATTAAAAAAGAAATGTCAAACCAAGCCAACAAAGAGTTCAATAAAAATACAAATAAAGTAAACAGCCCTGAAGAGGGAGTTAAAGCCCTATCTAATGGCGGAGCAGTTACAGCAGATTGGTGTGGCACAAAAACCTGTGGAAAAAAACTCGAAGAAAAACTATCAGCCGATATACTAGGAACAATACTAGATAGTGAAGCTGAAGGCCCTTGCATAGGGTGTGGAGAAACAGGTGAAAAAAAGATATTGATTGCTAAAACATATTAA